The proteins below are encoded in one region of Streptomyces marianii:
- a CDS encoding nuclear transport factor 2 family protein, which translates to MTQRVDLATVMDRLAIDEVVTRYAVAVDDADWPAYRALFTRDGRADYRGAGGVEGPAAEVAGWLAKKMRLFPVRQHLIVNRRVRLRDVDGCPGDRADVQADYVNPMRLESGDDFVAGGRYSFELARGDDGWRLSSVTVHEKWRRAAFLRAAE; encoded by the coding sequence ATGACGCAGCGCGTGGATCTCGCGACCGTGATGGACCGGCTGGCCATCGACGAAGTCGTCACCCGGTACGCGGTGGCCGTGGACGACGCCGACTGGCCCGCCTACCGGGCACTGTTCACCCGCGACGGGCGTGCCGACTACCGCGGCGCCGGAGGCGTCGAGGGACCCGCGGCCGAGGTGGCGGGCTGGCTCGCGAAGAAGATGCGGCTGTTCCCCGTGCGCCAGCATCTGATCGTGAACCGGCGAGTACGTCTGCGGGACGTGGACGGCTGCCCGGGAGACCGGGCGGACGTGCAGGCGGACTACGTCAATCCGATGCGGCTGGAGTCGGGCGACGACTTCGTGGCCGGCGGCCGCTACTCGTTCGAGCTGGCACGCGGGGACGACGGCTGGCGGCTGAGCTCGGTCACCGTGCACGAGAAGTGGCGGCGTGCCGCGTTCCTCCGCGCGGCCGAATGA
- a CDS encoding ornithine cyclodeaminase family protein, whose protein sequence is MLLLSGDQVREALPVAEAYRVVADVMRRYSGGEVVQPVRTVLSSGRDTSLFAAMPCHVIGESDSGYGLKAVLHAPGNAARGLPTHVGVVVVFDPETGQPLAMLEGAAVTALRTAAASAVATDALALPDAGDLALIGAGTQARSHLLALREVRELRRVRLWNRGATRAEEFVAWARTEAGIDVELRGSPAEALHGADLVCTTVDTAEPVVSAGHLAEGTHVNAVGSSVPGKRELDAAAVASCTVFVDSREGALRESSELAAPVEAGLVPADRPLPEIGEVLLGKHPGRTDPAERTLYKSLGMAAQDVASGFAVVRAARRLGIGTVTDFTC, encoded by the coding sequence ATGTTGCTGCTGAGTGGAGACCAGGTACGAGAGGCGTTACCGGTGGCTGAGGCGTACCGGGTGGTGGCCGACGTGATGCGCCGCTACAGCGGGGGCGAAGTCGTCCAGCCCGTGCGCACGGTCCTGTCGTCCGGACGTGACACGTCACTGTTCGCCGCCATGCCCTGTCATGTCATCGGCGAGTCCGACTCCGGATACGGGCTGAAGGCCGTGCTGCACGCTCCTGGCAACGCGGCGCGCGGACTGCCGACGCACGTGGGTGTGGTGGTGGTGTTCGACCCCGAGACCGGTCAGCCGCTGGCCATGCTGGAGGGGGCGGCGGTGACCGCGCTGCGTACGGCTGCCGCGTCCGCCGTCGCAACCGACGCGCTGGCCCTGCCCGATGCCGGTGACCTGGCTCTGATCGGTGCCGGCACCCAAGCCCGCAGTCACCTTCTCGCGCTCCGTGAGGTCAGGGAGCTGCGCCGGGTACGGCTGTGGAACCGGGGCGCGACGCGCGCCGAGGAGTTCGTCGCATGGGCGCGTACGGAGGCCGGCATCGACGTGGAGCTGAGGGGATCCCCTGCCGAGGCGCTGCACGGCGCGGACCTGGTGTGCACGACGGTGGACACGGCGGAGCCCGTGGTCAGCGCCGGGCACCTGGCCGAGGGAACCCATGTCAACGCGGTCGGTTCCTCGGTGCCCGGCAAGCGCGAACTCGACGCGGCGGCGGTGGCGTCCTGCACGGTGTTCGTGGACAGCAGGGAAGGTGCTCTGCGCGAGTCCTCGGAACTTGCCGCCCCGGTCGAGGCGGGCCTGGTACCGGCCGACCGGCCACTGCCCGAGATCGGCGAGGTGCTGCTCGGCAAGCACCCCGGCCGTACGGATCCGGCCGAGCGCACGCTCTACAAGTCGCTGGGGATGGCCGCCCAGGACGTCGCGTCCGGCTTCGCCGTCGTACGGGCTGCCCGGCGCCTCGGCATCGGTACCGTCACCGACTTCACCTGCTAG
- a CDS encoding DUF1330 domain-containing protein yields the protein MTALLIGNVGVIGDEERMAEYRAKVLRTLELYGGEFMIRGGEFEVLEGDWRPTHLSVMVFPTADQARQWYTSPEYRDIVPLRDGTHMDLILVEGR from the coding sequence ATGACCGCATTGCTGATCGGCAACGTCGGAGTCATCGGCGACGAGGAACGCATGGCGGAATACCGGGCGAAGGTGCTCCGGACGCTGGAACTGTACGGCGGCGAGTTCATGATCCGAGGCGGTGAGTTCGAGGTGCTGGAAGGCGACTGGCGGCCCACACACCTGTCGGTCATGGTGTTCCCGACGGCCGACCAGGCCCGGCAGTGGTACACGTCTCCCGAGTACCGGGACATCGTCCCGCTGCGTGATGGCACCCATATGGACCTGATCCTGGTGGAGGGCCGGTGA
- a CDS encoding Gfo/Idh/MocA family protein, translating into MKVGCIGLGDIAQKAYLPVLTTLPGVELHLQTRTTATLDRVAAAHRIPGGQCHTTLGSLLAAGLDAAFVHAPTTVHPGIATRLLEAGVPTYVDKPLAYELDDSQRLVELSERTRTSLAVGFNRRFAPGYAQCLEHPRDLILMRKNRVGLPEDPRTLVLDDFIHVVDTLRFLLPGPVEHTGVRARVRDGRMHHVVLQLSGDGFTAVGMMNRMSGSAEEILEVSGQDTKREVLNLAEVVDHKGQPSVRRRGDWVPVARQRGIEQVVLTFLDAVRAEKFLSAQDALATHELCERVVREALEQAF; encoded by the coding sequence GTGAAGGTCGGCTGCATCGGGCTCGGGGACATCGCGCAGAAGGCCTATCTGCCGGTCCTCACCACCCTGCCGGGCGTCGAACTGCATCTGCAGACCCGGACGACGGCCACCCTCGACCGGGTCGCGGCGGCCCACCGCATCCCAGGCGGCCAGTGCCACACCACCCTGGGCTCCCTCCTCGCCGCCGGGCTCGACGCCGCCTTCGTCCACGCCCCGACCACCGTGCACCCCGGGATCGCGACCCGGCTGCTGGAGGCCGGAGTCCCCACGTACGTCGACAAGCCCCTCGCGTACGAACTCGACGACTCGCAGCGGCTGGTGGAGCTCTCCGAACGGACCCGCACCAGTCTCGCGGTCGGCTTCAACCGGCGCTTCGCCCCCGGGTACGCCCAGTGCCTGGAGCACCCGCGCGATCTCATCCTCATGCGGAAGAACCGGGTCGGCCTCCCCGAGGACCCCCGCACCCTCGTGCTCGACGACTTCATCCACGTCGTCGACACCCTGCGCTTCCTGCTCCCCGGGCCGGTCGAGCACACCGGCGTACGGGCCCGGGTCCGCGACGGGCGCATGCACCACGTGGTGCTGCAGCTGTCGGGGGACGGGTTCACCGCCGTCGGCATGATGAACCGGATGAGCGGCTCCGCCGAGGAGATCCTCGAGGTCTCCGGACAGGACACCAAGCGTGAGGTACTCAACCTCGCGGAGGTCGTCGACCACAAGGGCCAGCCGTCGGTGCGGCGGCGCGGCGACTGGGTGCCGGTCGCCCGGCAGCGCGGTATCGAGCAGGTCGTGCTCACCTTCCTCGACGCCGTCCGCGCGGAGAAGTTCCTCAGCGCCCAGGACGCACTGGCGACCCATGAGCTGTGTGAGCGGGTGGTGCGGGAGGCACTGGAGCAGGCCTTCTGA
- the lnt gene encoding apolipoprotein N-acyltransferase: MRIPVGRREQLTRLLSSPWWRGAAGVTAGALPALAFPDPGLWWFAYVALVPWLLLVRTAPTARRAALDGWLGGTGFMIAVHHWLMPNLHVFIVVLAALLGLLWAPWGLLVRTALGGRPSPRRAAVAVVVVPSGWLAIELVRSWEGLGGPWGLLGASQWQVQPALRLASVGGVWLVTLLVVAVNSAVAVLVAVPHARIPAVAAVSACALAVGAVWLWAPRPDRPGGVIRVAVVQPGVLNGLGGAERRFARSEELTRQLAGQRLDLVVWGESSVGADLAARRDLAARLAALSREVGAEVLVNVDARRSDRPGIYKSSVLVGPGGPTGDRYDKMRLVPFGEYVPFRTILGWATSVGRAAGEDRMRGREQVVMVLPGDEGRAGLRVGPLVCFESAFPDMSRRLARSGAELLVAQSATSTFQDSWAPAQHASLAALRAAETGRPMVHATLTGVSAVYGPEGERLGPRLGTDESAAAVYEIPLARATTPYARFGDWAVYGALAALGAFCAAEGLRALRRPAPVPPAPPAHTAHGSPVRPGR, encoded by the coding sequence ATGCGGATTCCGGTGGGCCGGCGGGAGCAGCTGACGCGGCTGCTGTCGTCGCCGTGGTGGCGCGGCGCGGCCGGGGTGACGGCGGGCGCGCTGCCCGCCCTCGCGTTCCCCGACCCCGGGTTGTGGTGGTTCGCCTACGTGGCGCTCGTACCGTGGCTGCTGCTCGTCCGTACCGCTCCCACGGCCCGCCGGGCCGCTCTGGACGGCTGGCTCGGCGGCACCGGCTTCATGATCGCCGTGCACCACTGGTTGATGCCGAACCTGCATGTCTTCATCGTGGTCCTGGCGGCTCTGCTCGGGCTGCTGTGGGCCCCGTGGGGACTTCTGGTCCGGACGGCACTGGGCGGCCGTCCCTCCCCCCGGCGGGCGGCGGTGGCGGTCGTCGTCGTCCCCTCGGGCTGGCTGGCGATCGAACTGGTCAGGTCCTGGGAGGGGCTGGGCGGGCCGTGGGGACTGCTGGGGGCGAGCCAGTGGCAGGTCCAGCCGGCGCTGCGACTGGCCTCGGTGGGCGGCGTCTGGCTGGTGACGCTGCTCGTGGTGGCGGTGAACAGCGCGGTGGCCGTGCTGGTGGCCGTTCCGCACGCGCGGATCCCGGCGGTCGCGGCCGTCTCGGCCTGCGCGCTGGCGGTGGGCGCGGTATGGCTGTGGGCACCGCGACCGGACCGGCCGGGCGGGGTGATCCGTGTGGCAGTCGTCCAGCCGGGGGTCCTCAACGGCCTGGGCGGGGCGGAGCGGCGATTCGCCCGCAGTGAGGAGCTCACCCGGCAGCTGGCGGGACAGCGGCTGGACCTCGTGGTGTGGGGCGAGAGCAGTGTCGGCGCGGATCTGGCGGCGCGGCGCGACCTCGCGGCGCGGCTCGCCGCGCTGTCCCGCGAGGTGGGCGCCGAGGTGCTGGTGAACGTCGACGCCCGGCGCTCGGACCGGCCGGGCATCTACAAGAGCAGCGTGCTGGTGGGTCCCGGCGGCCCGACCGGCGACCGCTACGACAAGATGCGGCTCGTGCCGTTCGGCGAGTACGTGCCGTTCCGCACCATCCTCGGCTGGGCCACGTCGGTGGGCAGGGCCGCGGGCGAGGACCGGATGCGCGGCCGCGAGCAGGTGGTGATGGTGCTGCCGGGCGACGAGGGCCGGGCAGGGCTGCGGGTGGGGCCGCTGGTGTGCTTCGAGTCGGCGTTCCCCGACATGAGCAGAAGGCTCGCGAGGAGCGGCGCCGAACTCCTCGTGGCGCAGTCCGCGACCTCCACGTTCCAGGACAGCTGGGCGCCCGCTCAGCACGCCTCGCTGGCGGCGCTGAGGGCTGCGGAGACGGGGCGGCCGATGGTGCACGCCACCCTGACGGGCGTGAGCGCGGTGTACGGGCCGGAGGGGGAGCGGCTGGGCCCCCGACTCGGTACGGACGAGAGCGCCGCGGCCGTCTACGAGATCCCGCTCGCCCGGGCCACGACGCCGTACGCCCGGTTCGGGGACTGGGCGGTGTACGGCGCGCTGGCCGCGCTGGGGGCGTTCTGCGCGGCCGAGGGGCTGCGCGCCCTCAGAAGGCCTGCTCCAGTGCCTCCCGCACCACCCGCTCACACAGCTCATGGGTCGCCAGTGCGTCCTGGGCGCTGA
- a CDS encoding DinB family protein, which translates to MTTWERTEVSTIAGEREMLEGWLDFHRETLALKCAGLGDEQLRETSVPPSGLSLLGLVRHMAEVERIWFRRVLEGEAAPPLYFSDEDPDGEFHLGSADTFEAAETVWRAEIERARELAASRSLDDTSKEERHGKRFSLRWIYVHMIEEYARHNGHADLLRERIDGATGA; encoded by the coding sequence ATGACGACATGGGAACGGACCGAGGTGTCCACGATCGCGGGCGAGCGGGAGATGCTGGAGGGCTGGCTCGACTTCCACCGCGAGACCCTCGCCCTCAAGTGCGCCGGACTCGGCGACGAGCAGCTGCGGGAGACCTCGGTGCCGCCGTCCGGGCTGAGCCTGCTCGGACTGGTGCGGCACATGGCCGAGGTCGAGCGGATCTGGTTCCGCAGGGTCCTCGAGGGTGAGGCCGCCCCACCCCTCTACTTCAGCGACGAGGATCCGGACGGGGAGTTCCACCTCGGGTCGGCGGACACCTTCGAGGCGGCGGAGACCGTCTGGCGTGCCGAGATCGAACGGGCCCGCGAGCTGGCCGCGTCACGGTCCCTGGACGACACCTCCAAGGAGGAGCGGCACGGCAAGCGGTTCAGCCTCCGCTGGATCTACGTCCACATGATCGAGGAGTACGCCCGGCACAACGGACACGCGGATCTCCTCAGGGAGCGGATCGACGGGGCCACGGGAGCCTGA
- the ung gene encoding uracil-DNA glycosylase, translating into MTDTDMLPESWRGVLGEELQKPYFKELVDFVEDERARGPVYPPREDVFAALEATPYDRVKVLVLGQDPYHGEGQGHGLCFSVRPGVRVPPSLRNIYKEMKEELGLPVPDNGCLTPWAEQGVLLLNAVLTVRAGEANSHKGKGWEKFTDAVIRAVASRPDPAVFVLWGNYAQKKLPLIDDTRHVVVKGAHPSPLSAKRFFGSRPFTRINEAVAAQGHDAIDWRIPDLG; encoded by the coding sequence GTGACCGACACCGACATGCTGCCCGAGTCCTGGCGCGGCGTCCTGGGCGAGGAGCTCCAGAAGCCGTACTTCAAGGAGCTCGTCGACTTCGTCGAGGACGAGCGCGCCAGGGGGCCGGTGTACCCGCCTCGCGAGGACGTCTTCGCGGCGCTGGAGGCCACGCCCTACGACCGGGTGAAGGTGCTGGTTCTGGGGCAGGACCCTTATCACGGTGAGGGGCAGGGGCACGGCCTCTGCTTCTCCGTGCGCCCCGGTGTGAGGGTCCCTCCCTCGCTGCGGAACATCTACAAGGAGATGAAGGAGGAGCTCGGTCTGCCGGTGCCGGACAACGGCTGCCTGACGCCGTGGGCCGAGCAGGGCGTCCTGCTGCTCAACGCGGTGCTGACCGTCCGCGCCGGAGAGGCGAACTCCCACAAGGGCAAGGGCTGGGAGAAGTTCACCGACGCGGTGATCCGTGCGGTCGCCTCCCGGCCGGACCCGGCCGTCTTCGTGCTGTGGGGGAACTACGCCCAGAAGAAGCTGCCGCTGATCGACGACACGCGCCATGTGGTGGTGAAGGGCGCGCACCCCTCGCCGCTGTCCGCGAAGCGATTCTTCGGGTCCCGTCCGTTCACCCGCATCAACGAGGCGGTCGCCGCCCAGGGCCACGACGCCATCGACTGGCGCATCCCGGACCTGGGCTGA
- a CDS encoding APC family permease, giving the protein MSNVTAFLKRLVLGRALRSEELGETLLPKRLALPIFASDPLSSVAYATQEILLVLTLGGLAYLHFTPWIAAAVVFLMTVVVLSYRQVVHAYPSGGGSYEVASTNLGSSAGLVVAAALLVDYVMTVAVSVASGVDNVISAVPALAGYRVPMALVFVGLLTAVNLRGVRESGRAFAAPTYLFVAGVLLMCGTGLLRYLLGDPPVAATAQYGIEPVPAEANLVGLALVMLVLRAFTSGCTALTGVEAISNGVPAFRRPKSRNAAATMAAMGLIAVTMFVGVTTLAIVADVRVTDDPCRLTGLPDCENYTQRTVIAQLAAAVFGGEGSFGFFYVQAATALVLILAANTAFNGFPLLASILAQHRYLPRQLHNRGDRLAFSNGILALAVVAGVLLWAYRANVTSLIHLYILGVFTSFTLCQTGMVLHWGRELRTETDPRLRRRHRTSRVVNGTGAVITALVLVIVLLTKFTEGAWLAVLAAAVLWVTMRGIRRHYDTTAAELAVTDPRKELAPPSRVLTVVLVSRLHKATLRALAYARATRPDRLEALTVAVDRESAAELKRQWEEAGIDVPLKVLDSPYREITGPVLLYVRSIRRESPRDVVAVFIPEYVVGHWWENVLHNQSALWLKSRLLFTPGVMVTSVPWRLESAALADHPAARAPGAVRRGEPVPPPRS; this is encoded by the coding sequence GTGTCCAACGTGACGGCGTTCCTCAAGCGGCTGGTCCTGGGCCGCGCGCTGCGGAGCGAGGAACTCGGCGAGACGCTGCTGCCCAAGCGGCTGGCGCTGCCGATCTTCGCCTCGGACCCGCTCTCCTCGGTGGCCTACGCGACGCAGGAGATCCTGCTGGTCCTCACTCTGGGCGGGCTGGCGTACCTGCACTTCACCCCGTGGATCGCGGCCGCTGTCGTGTTCCTGATGACCGTGGTCGTGCTGTCCTACCGCCAGGTGGTGCACGCCTACCCGAGCGGCGGCGGGTCCTACGAGGTCGCCTCGACCAACCTCGGGTCCTCGGCCGGACTCGTGGTCGCCGCGGCGCTGCTGGTCGACTATGTGATGACCGTGGCCGTGTCCGTGGCCTCCGGTGTCGACAACGTCATCTCGGCGGTGCCGGCGCTGGCCGGGTACCGCGTGCCGATGGCACTGGTCTTCGTCGGGCTGCTGACCGCGGTCAACCTGCGCGGAGTGCGCGAGTCGGGCCGGGCGTTCGCCGCGCCGACGTATCTGTTCGTCGCCGGGGTGCTCCTGATGTGCGGGACGGGACTGCTCCGCTACCTCCTCGGCGATCCTCCGGTGGCGGCGACCGCGCAGTACGGGATCGAGCCGGTCCCGGCGGAGGCGAACCTGGTCGGTCTCGCCCTGGTGATGCTGGTCCTGCGGGCCTTCACCAGCGGCTGCACCGCGCTGACCGGCGTGGAGGCGATCTCGAACGGCGTGCCCGCGTTCCGCAGGCCGAAGTCGCGCAACGCGGCCGCCACCATGGCCGCGATGGGGCTCATCGCCGTGACGATGTTCGTCGGCGTCACCACGCTCGCGATCGTCGCCGACGTCCGCGTCACCGACGACCCCTGCCGGCTGACGGGCCTGCCAGACTGCGAGAACTACACCCAGCGCACCGTCATCGCGCAACTGGCCGCCGCCGTGTTCGGCGGGGAGGGCAGCTTCGGCTTCTTCTACGTCCAGGCCGCCACCGCGCTCGTCCTGATCCTCGCCGCCAACACCGCCTTCAACGGCTTCCCGCTGCTCGCCTCGATCCTCGCGCAGCACCGCTACCTGCCCCGCCAGTTGCACAACCGGGGTGACCGGCTCGCCTTCTCCAACGGCATCCTGGCGCTCGCGGTCGTGGCAGGCGTACTGCTGTGGGCCTACCGCGCGAACGTCACGAGTCTCATCCACCTCTACATCCTCGGTGTGTTCACCTCCTTCACGCTCTGTCAGACCGGCATGGTCCTGCACTGGGGCCGTGAACTGCGCACGGAGACGGATCCCCGGCTGCGCCGCCGTCACCGCACGTCCCGGGTCGTCAACGGGACCGGCGCGGTCATCACGGCACTGGTGCTGGTGATCGTGCTGCTGACCAAGTTCACCGAGGGAGCCTGGCTGGCCGTCCTCGCGGCCGCGGTGCTGTGGGTGACGATGCGGGGCATCCGCAGGCACTACGACACGACGGCGGCCGAACTGGCGGTCACCGACCCTCGCAAGGAGCTCGCGCCACCCTCCCGGGTCCTGACGGTGGTTCTGGTCTCCCGGCTGCACAAGGCCACGCTGCGGGCGCTCGCGTACGCCCGGGCCACCCGTCCGGACCGGCTGGAGGCGCTGACCGTTGCCGTCGACCGGGAGTCCGCAGCGGAGCTGAAGCGGCAGTGGGAGGAGGCCGGGATCGATGTCCCGCTGAAGGTCCTGGACTCGCCCTACCGGGAGATCACCGGCCCGGTACTGCTGTACGTGCGGTCGATCCGGCGCGAGAGCCCGAGGGATGTCGTCGCGGTGTTCATCCCCGAGTACGTCGTGGGCCACTGGTGGGAGAACGTGCTGCACAACCAGTCCGCACTGTGGCTGAAGAGCCGGCTGCTGTTCACGCCCGGTGTGATGGTGACGAGCGTCCCCTGGCGACTGGAGTCCGCCGCCCTCGCCGACCATCCCGCCGCCCGTGCCCCGGGCGCGGTGCGCCGGGGCGAACCGGTCCCGCCTCCCCGCTCCTGA
- a CDS encoding PhzF family phenazine biosynthesis protein: MTSAPASPRTRAFSQVDVFADGPLLGNPVAVVLDGEGISDEDMARLANWTNLSETTFVVPPSSGEADYGLRIFTPGGEIPFAGHPTLGSAHAWLEAGGVPRSPGKLVQECPLGLIEVRRSGTGLSFRAPDLKRDGPLDSTHLDRIARGLAISRERIVAHQWVDNGPGWAAVQLATAGEVLALDPDDRRMGDLMLGVVGAYPEGSPVAFEVRAFAMPAGVPEDPVTGSLHAGIAQWLIRTGAAPRRYRAGQGGRLGRQGMVTIEAQDAEVWVGGRSITCVRGVLAHIL; encoded by the coding sequence GTGACCTCGGCCCCGGCCAGTCCCCGCACCCGGGCATTCTCCCAGGTCGACGTGTTCGCCGACGGGCCCCTTCTCGGTAATCCCGTCGCGGTTGTCCTCGACGGTGAGGGGATCAGCGACGAAGACATGGCCCGGCTCGCGAACTGGACCAATCTCTCCGAGACGACCTTCGTGGTACCGCCCTCCTCCGGTGAGGCCGACTACGGGCTGCGCATCTTCACCCCGGGCGGCGAGATTCCGTTCGCCGGCCACCCGACGCTCGGCTCCGCCCACGCGTGGCTGGAGGCGGGCGGTGTCCCGAGGTCGCCGGGGAAGCTCGTCCAGGAGTGTCCGCTCGGGCTGATCGAGGTTCGGCGGTCCGGCACCGGCCTGAGTTTCCGTGCGCCGGACCTCAAGCGCGACGGTCCACTGGACTCCACGCATCTCGACCGGATCGCACGGGGGCTCGCGATCAGCCGGGAGCGGATCGTCGCCCATCAGTGGGTGGACAACGGGCCGGGCTGGGCTGCCGTGCAACTGGCCACAGCCGGGGAAGTCCTGGCACTGGATCCGGACGACCGTCGGATGGGCGACCTGATGCTCGGCGTGGTCGGGGCCTACCCCGAGGGCTCACCCGTCGCGTTCGAGGTCCGAGCCTTCGCCATGCCCGCGGGCGTACCGGAGGATCCGGTGACCGGAAGTCTGCACGCCGGTATCGCCCAGTGGCTCATCCGCACCGGCGCCGCCCCCCGCCGTTACCGCGCCGGGCAGGGCGGCCGTCTTGGTCGGCAGGGCATGGTCACCATCGAGGCCCAGGATGCAGAGGTGTGGGTCGGTGGCCGTTCCATCACCTGTGTACGTGGGGTTCTGGCGCACATTTTGTGA